In the Danio rerio strain Tuebingen ecotype United States chromosome 8, GRCz12tu, whole genome shotgun sequence genome, one interval contains:
- the si:ch211-156j16.1 gene encoding podoplanin precursor produces MMKITLLLLLTLTGPFCTFTQASPTTPPTSLETTSEPKPSETSPPVASTQTPVSETTEKMPVMTAGVPAASTAPQVTQTEPAASTAAAAESTKAGTEVKNDTEATIGAATDHVVGTTDEDGKESPSPVNIVDEEGMGTGQVVGIVIGALIGVIVVIAIIILVVRRMGQYSP; encoded by the exons ATGATGAAAAtcacactgctgctgctgctcaccCTGACAGGGCCTTTCTGTACCTTTACCCAAGCAA GTCCGACGACGCCACCAACAAGTTTGGAAACGACTTCAGAACCAAAACCTTCAGAAACATCTCCTCCAGTAGCATCAACACAAACACCAGTTTCTGAAACTACAGAAAAAATGCCTGTCATGACTGCAGGAGTACCAGCAGCTTCCACAGCTCCACAAGTGACACAAACAGAACCTGCAGcctcaacagcagcagcagcagaatcAACAAAAGCTGGAACTGAAGTAAAAAACGACACTGAAGCCACAATTGGAGCCGCAACTGATCATGTTGTAGGGACGACAGATGAAGATGGCAAGGAATCACCGTCACCAGTAAATATAGTGGACGAAGAAG GAATGGGCACTGGACAGGTGGTGGGGATTGTAATCGGCGCATTGATTGGAGTAATTGTTGTCATCGCTATAATCATCCTGGTTGTCAGAAGAATGGGCCAGTACTC CCCCTGA
- the si:ch211-156j16.1 gene encoding podoplanin isoform X1, translated as MMKITLLLLLTLTGPFCTFTQASPTTPPTSLETTSEPKPSETSPPVASTQTPVSETTEKMPVMTAGVPAASTAPQVTQTEPAASTAAAAESTKAGTEVKNDTEATIGAATDHVVGTTDEDGKESPSPVNIVDEEGMGTGQVVGIVIGALIGVIVVIAIIILVVRRMGQYSPAKKRKPQKQDSILISPLKRKARQEEKKKKSGKF; from the exons ATGATGAAAAtcacactgctgctgctgctcaccCTGACAGGGCCTTTCTGTACCTTTACCCAAGCAA GTCCGACGACGCCACCAACAAGTTTGGAAACGACTTCAGAACCAAAACCTTCAGAAACATCTCCTCCAGTAGCATCAACACAAACACCAGTTTCTGAAACTACAGAAAAAATGCCTGTCATGACTGCAGGAGTACCAGCAGCTTCCACAGCTCCACAAGTGACACAAACAGAACCTGCAGcctcaacagcagcagcagcagaatcAACAAAAGCTGGAACTGAAGTAAAAAACGACACTGAAGCCACAATTGGAGCCGCAACTGATCATGTTGTAGGGACGACAGATGAAGATGGCAAGGAATCACCGTCACCAGTAAATATAGTGGACGAAGAAG GAATGGGCACTGGACAGGTGGTGGGGATTGTAATCGGCGCATTGATTGGAGTAATTGTTGTCATCGCTATAATCATCCTGGTTGTCAGAAGAATGGGCCAGTACTC GCCTGCAAAGAAACGAAAGCCTCAAAAACAAGACAGCATCTTGATCTCT CCCCTGAAAAGAAAGGCTCGACAggaagagaagaagaagaaatccgGGAAGTTCTGA